Proteins encoded together in one Sphingomonas radiodurans window:
- the parE gene encoding DNA topoisomerase IV subunit B: protein MADPDLFRTATPATSYDASSIEVLEGLEPVRRRPGMYVGGTDERALHHLAAEVLDNAMDEAVAGHATRIEVTLEPGNRLTVVDNGRGIPVDPHPKFPDKSALEVILSTLHSGGKFAGKAYATSGGLHGVGVSVVNALSSDTVVEVARDRQLYRQRFSRGLTLGPLETVGAAPNRRGTSVAFTPDEEIFGPELHFKPARLHRLARSKAYLFAGVEIRWKCAPELITDDMPAEAVFQFPGGLADYLREQIAGRDCATADFFAGSQDFPGDAGRVEWAVAWPLWSDGSYSWYCNTIPTPDGGTHEQGLRQALVRGLRTFGELVKDKRVKDLTADDVMAGSELMLSVFIREPQFQSQTKDRLTSPEAAGMVEKAVRDHFDHFLSHNMDRGKALLGYVLERMDDRLRRKEERDVKRKTATSARKLRLPGKLTDCSANAPAGTELFIVEGDSAGGSAKQARDRKTQAILPIRGKILNVASATSAKIFANQEIADLGQALGCGTRKDCQPDNLRYERIVIMTDADVDGAHIATLLMTFFFQEMPELVRRGHLYLAQPPLYRLTVGAKSLYARDDAHRAELERTAFKGKKVEVSRFKGLGEMNPAQLRETTMDPKTRSMIRITLPQEYEERAGVKDLVDRLMGTNPAHRFAFIQENAARMDEETIDA, encoded by the coding sequence ATGGCCGATCCCGATCTGTTCCGAACCGCCACGCCGGCGACCAGTTACGATGCATCTTCGATCGAGGTTCTGGAGGGTCTGGAACCGGTTCGCCGCCGCCCCGGCATGTACGTCGGCGGCACTGACGAGCGCGCGCTGCATCACCTCGCCGCCGAGGTGCTCGACAATGCGATGGACGAAGCGGTCGCGGGCCATGCGACACGGATCGAAGTGACGCTGGAGCCCGGCAATCGCCTGACGGTCGTCGACAACGGGCGCGGCATTCCCGTCGATCCGCACCCCAAGTTCCCAGACAAGAGCGCGCTCGAAGTGATCCTTTCGACGCTTCACTCGGGCGGCAAGTTCGCCGGAAAGGCCTATGCGACGTCGGGCGGCCTGCATGGCGTCGGCGTATCGGTGGTGAATGCGCTGTCGTCGGATACCGTCGTCGAGGTCGCGCGCGATCGGCAGCTTTACCGCCAGCGTTTCTCGCGCGGGCTGACGCTGGGGCCGCTCGAAACCGTCGGCGCGGCGCCCAACCGACGTGGCACCTCGGTCGCGTTCACCCCCGACGAGGAGATCTTCGGGCCGGAACTGCACTTCAAGCCCGCCCGGTTGCACCGGCTCGCGCGATCGAAGGCCTATCTCTTCGCCGGCGTCGAGATCCGCTGGAAATGCGCGCCCGAACTGATCACGGACGATATGCCGGCCGAGGCCGTGTTCCAATTCCCCGGCGGCCTCGCCGATTATCTGCGCGAGCAGATCGCCGGGCGCGACTGCGCGACTGCGGATTTCTTCGCCGGATCGCAGGATTTCCCGGGGGATGCAGGGCGAGTGGAATGGGCGGTCGCGTGGCCATTATGGTCCGACGGCAGCTACAGCTGGTATTGCAACACCATCCCGACGCCCGACGGCGGCACGCACGAACAGGGCCTGCGCCAGGCGCTGGTCCGCGGCCTGCGAACCTTCGGCGAGTTGGTGAAGGACAAGCGCGTCAAGGATCTGACCGCGGACGACGTGATGGCCGGCAGCGAACTGATGCTGTCGGTGTTCATCCGTGAACCGCAATTCCAGTCGCAGACGAAGGACCGGCTGACCTCGCCCGAGGCCGCCGGCATGGTCGAGAAAGCCGTTCGCGACCATTTCGATCATTTCCTGTCGCACAACATGGATCGCGGCAAGGCGCTGCTCGGCTATGTGCTGGAGCGGATGGACGATCGCCTCCGCCGCAAGGAAGAGCGCGACGTCAAGCGCAAGACTGCCACGTCGGCGCGCAAGCTGCGGCTGCCCGGCAAGCTCACCGATTGTTCGGCGAACGCGCCCGCCGGCACCGAATTGTTCATCGTCGAAGGCGACAGCGCCGGCGGCAGCGCCAAACAGGCGCGTGACCGCAAGACGCAGGCGATCCTGCCGATCCGCGGCAAGATCCTCAACGTCGCCTCCGCGACCAGCGCGAAGATCTTCGCCAACCAGGAAATCGCCGATCTCGGCCAGGCATTGGGCTGCGGTACGCGCAAGGACTGCCAGCCCGATAATCTGCGCTACGAACGCATCGTCATCATGACTGACGCCGATGTCGACGGCGCGCATATCGCGACGCTGCTGATGACCTTCTTCTTCCAGGAAATGCCCGAGCTCGTCCGCCGCGGACACCTCTATCTCGCCCAGCCGCCGCTCTACCGGCTGACGGTCGGCGCCAAGTCGCTCTACGCGCGCGACGACGCGCATCGCGCCGAGCTCGAACGCACCGCATTCAAGGGCAAGAAGGTCGAGGTGTCGCGCTTCAAGGGGTTGGGCGAGATGAACCCGGCGCAGCTGCGCGAGACGACGATGGATCCCAAGACACGCAGCATGATCCGCATCACGCTGCCGCAGGAATATGAAGAGCGCGCCGGCGTGAAGGATCTCGTCGATCGCCTGATGGGCACCAACCCTGCGCACCGCTTCGCCTTTATTCAGGAGAATGCGGCGCGGATGGACGAGGAAACGATCGACGCGTGA
- a CDS encoding ribonuclease R family protein, with amino-acid sequence MMHKPKAGLPSREQIIEFITTSDTPAGKREIARAFGLSAQDKIALKALLKDMADEGLIDSAPGRAFHKMGGVPKVTVLRIVDVDDNGTIWAVPERWEADVPPPRIRVRERKRGELGVGTRVLARTEEAGNGWIAHPMKALAPSAEQMIGVLRGEGDRLWLQGVEKKERREYAVSDAGGAQAGDLVLAERAGRPPRITAKVIERLGDPFAPRSFSLIAIHRHEIPHVFEEETLAEAARMARQPLGEGREDLTHLPIVAIDPADARDHDDAIWAAPDDDPANEGGWRAIVAITDVSFYVRPGSALDREARRRGNSVYFPDRVVPMLPEVLSADVCSLKEGVDRAALACHMQVTKAGTLKSWRFTRATVRIAANIAYEDAQAMIDGILPELRSGRGTAGEAGGGGEEPQAGALVTAPLPDPLPAGGEREIAAALRNLWACWAALLAARDKREPLALDLPERQVALDEKGRLLSVAPRERLDAHRVVEDYMIAANVAAAKALEAKKAPVMYRIHEPPAREKLVALKEYLETFDAPFALGQVIKPATFNHIIERIGDADFRPQVMEQILRSQTQAYYGPGNHGHFGLSLGSYAHFTSPIRRYADLLVHRALTSSYALGPGGLNGDEDFERLGETISKLERRAMEAERETIDRYVAAFLSHRVGEIVDARITGIQNFGFFATVEGVGGDGLMPISDLGGEYFRFDEAGRRLVGETSGEQYTLGQRLKLRLAEANPVSGALRYELPDGKGARPPRGGDRDHRGPRELKRRGRPGNIRHQGRRK; translated from the coding sequence ATGATGCACAAGCCGAAGGCCGGGCTGCCGAGCCGCGAACAGATCATCGAATTCATCACCACCAGCGATACGCCCGCCGGCAAGCGCGAGATCGCGCGCGCCTTCGGGCTGAGCGCGCAGGACAAGATCGCGCTGAAGGCGCTGCTCAAGGACATGGCCGATGAAGGGCTGATCGACAGCGCGCCGGGTCGCGCCTTCCACAAGATGGGCGGCGTGCCCAAGGTGACGGTGCTGCGCATCGTCGATGTCGACGACAATGGCACGATCTGGGCTGTGCCCGAGCGCTGGGAAGCCGACGTCCCGCCGCCGCGAATCCGCGTGCGCGAGCGCAAGCGCGGCGAACTCGGCGTCGGCACGCGGGTCCTCGCGCGCACCGAGGAGGCCGGGAACGGCTGGATCGCGCACCCGATGAAGGCGCTCGCGCCCTCGGCCGAGCAGATGATCGGCGTGCTGCGCGGGGAGGGGGATCGGCTCTGGCTCCAGGGCGTCGAGAAGAAGGAGCGGCGCGAATATGCCGTGTCCGACGCGGGCGGCGCGCAGGCGGGCGATCTCGTGCTGGCCGAACGCGCCGGCCGCCCGCCGCGGATTACCGCAAAGGTGATCGAGCGGCTCGGCGACCCGTTCGCGCCGCGCAGCTTCTCGCTGATCGCGATCCACCGCCACGAAATCCCGCACGTCTTTGAAGAAGAGACGCTGGCCGAGGCGGCACGCATGGCACGGCAGCCGCTCGGCGAGGGACGCGAGGATCTCACGCACCTGCCGATCGTCGCGATCGACCCCGCCGATGCGCGCGATCACGACGACGCGATCTGGGCCGCGCCCGATGACGATCCCGCCAACGAAGGCGGCTGGCGCGCTATCGTCGCCATCACCGACGTCAGCTTCTACGTCCGCCCCGGCAGCGCGCTCGACCGCGAGGCGCGGCGCCGCGGCAATTCGGTCTACTTCCCCGATCGCGTCGTGCCGATGCTGCCCGAGGTGCTGTCGGCGGACGTGTGTTCGCTCAAGGAAGGCGTCGATCGCGCCGCGCTCGCCTGCCACATGCAAGTCACGAAGGCGGGCACCCTCAAGTCGTGGCGCTTCACCCGCGCCACGGTGCGGATCGCGGCAAACATCGCCTATGAAGACGCACAGGCGATGATCGACGGCATCCTCCCCGAGCTTCGCTCGGGGAGGGGGACCGCCGGCGAAGCCGGTGGTGGAGGGGAAGAGCCACAAGCGGGCGCGCTCGTGACTGCCCCTCTCCCCGACCCTCTCCCCGCAGGCGGGGAGAGGGAGATCGCTGCCGCCCTCCGTAACCTCTGGGCCTGCTGGGCCGCGCTCCTTGCCGCGCGCGACAAGCGTGAACCGCTCGCGCTCGATCTCCCCGAACGCCAGGTCGCGCTCGACGAAAAGGGCCGCTTGCTATCGGTCGCCCCCCGCGAGCGGCTCGACGCCCACCGCGTCGTCGAGGATTACATGATCGCCGCCAACGTCGCCGCCGCCAAGGCGCTCGAGGCGAAGAAGGCGCCGGTAATGTACCGAATTCACGAGCCGCCCGCGCGCGAGAAGCTGGTCGCGCTGAAAGAATATCTCGAAACCTTCGATGCGCCCTTCGCGCTCGGCCAGGTGATCAAGCCGGCAACCTTCAACCACATCATCGAACGCATCGGCGACGCCGATTTCCGCCCGCAAGTGATGGAGCAGATCCTCCGCTCGCAGACCCAGGCCTATTACGGCCCCGGCAACCACGGCCATTTCGGCCTGTCGCTCGGCTCCTACGCGCACTTCACCTCGCCGATCCGCCGCTACGCCGATCTGCTGGTGCATCGCGCGCTGACCAGCAGCTATGCGCTCGGTCCGGGCGGGCTCAACGGCGACGAGGATTTCGAGCGGCTCGGCGAGACGATCAGCAAGCTCGAACGCCGCGCGATGGAGGCCGAGCGCGAGACGATCGACCGCTATGTTGCTGCGTTCCTCTCGCACCGCGTCGGCGAGATCGTCGATGCGCGGATCACCGGCATCCAGAACTTCGGCTTCTTCGCCACCGTCGAGGGCGTCGGCGGCGACGGGCTGATGCCGATCAGCGACCTGGGCGGCGAATATTTCCGCTTCGACGAAGCCGGCCGACGGCTCGTCGGCGAAACGAGCGGCGAGCAATATACGCTCGGCCAGCGGCTCAAGCTGCGGCTCGCCGAGGCCAACCCGGTCTCGGGCGCGCTGCGCTACGAGCTGCCCGACGGCAAGGGTGCCCGCCCGCCGCGAGGCGGCGATCGTGATCACCGCGGCCCGCGTGAGTTGAAGCGGCGCGGGCGACCGGGCAATATTCGGCATCAGGGGCGGAGAAAGTAG
- a CDS encoding saccharopine dehydrogenase family protein, producing the protein MATDFDVIVYGATGYTGRLVAEYIAGAYPEGVRWAMAGRSLSKLEEVRTEMGIGAHVPLFTANADDPASLRAMCARTSVVISTVGPYQLYGSDLIAACAATGTAYVDLCGEPGWMRKMIDAHHEAAKTSGARIVFSCGFDSIPFDLGVLTLQEEAVKRFGRPVPRVKCRVRTMKGGFSGGTAASLKATLAAAAREPSLVPLLASPFALTPGHKGSSQPSGLLPEYDATVESWVAPFVMAPINTKNVHRTNFLLGGRYGDDFVYDEMVVTGLGEMGKAAAEALAKLNPFADNKGPRPGEGPTKEEREAGHYDVLFAGLMPDGTRLDAVVTGDRDPGYGSTSKMLAESALCLVQDVTGEGGIWTPGALMGTELRARLVKNAGMTFTAG; encoded by the coding sequence ATGGCGACCGATTTCGACGTGATCGTCTATGGCGCGACCGGCTACACCGGGCGGCTCGTGGCGGAATATATCGCTGGGGCCTATCCGGAGGGCGTGCGCTGGGCGATGGCGGGACGCTCGCTAAGCAAGCTGGAGGAAGTCCGCACCGAAATGGGGATCGGCGCGCACGTGCCGCTGTTCACCGCCAATGCCGACGATCCCGCCTCGCTGCGCGCGATGTGCGCGCGGACGAGCGTGGTGATCTCGACCGTCGGGCCGTACCAGCTTTACGGCAGCGATCTGATCGCCGCCTGCGCCGCGACCGGGACGGCCTATGTCGACCTGTGCGGCGAGCCGGGCTGGATGCGCAAGATGATCGACGCGCATCATGAGGCGGCGAAGACGAGCGGCGCGCGGATCGTGTTTTCGTGCGGGTTCGATTCGATCCCGTTCGACCTTGGCGTGCTGACGCTGCAGGAGGAGGCTGTGAAGCGCTTCGGCCGGCCCGTGCCGCGCGTGAAGTGCCGCGTGCGCACGATGAAGGGTGGTTTCTCGGGCGGCACTGCGGCGAGCCTGAAGGCGACGCTGGCAGCGGCGGCGCGCGAGCCCTCGCTCGTGCCGCTGCTCGCGAGCCCGTTCGCGCTGACGCCGGGACACAAGGGGTCAAGCCAGCCGAGCGGGTTGCTGCCCGAATATGACGCTACGGTCGAATCATGGGTGGCGCCGTTCGTGATGGCGCCGATCAACACCAAGAACGTGCATCGCACCAACTTCCTGCTGGGCGGACGCTACGGCGACGATTTCGTCTATGACGAGATGGTCGTGACCGGGCTGGGCGAGATGGGCAAGGCAGCGGCGGAAGCGCTGGCGAAGCTGAACCCGTTCGCCGACAACAAGGGGCCGAGGCCAGGCGAAGGCCCCACGAAGGAGGAGCGCGAGGCGGGGCATTATGACGTGCTGTTCGCCGGGCTGATGCCGGATGGCACGCGGCTCGACGCGGTCGTCACGGGAGATCGCGATCCCGGCTATGGCTCGACGAGCAAGATGCTGGCGGAGAGCGCGCTTTGTCTCGTGCAGGATGTAACTGGCGAGGGCGGGATCTGGACGCCGGGGGCGCTGATGGGGACTGAGTTGCGGGCGCGGCTGGTGAAGAACGCTGGGATGACGTTTACCGCCGGGTGA